In Dethiobacter alkaliphilus AHT 1, the DNA window TACTTCCACTTTCATCATGGGCTCCAGAATGGCAGGATCTGCTTTGTTTACACCGTTTTTGAAGGCCATGGAACCGGCTACTTTAAAGGCCATTTCCGAGGAGTCCACATCGTGGTAGGAACCGTCCACAACGGTTACCTTCACATCAATTAACGGGAAACCGGCAACCACACCGGTGTTCATGGCTTCCTGAATGCCATTGTCGATGGGAGCGATATATTCCTTGGGAATTACGCCGCCCACGATTTTGCTCTCAAAGATATAACCTTCACCGCCGGGCTCCAGAGGCTCCAGCTCGATGACACAGTGGCCGTACTGGCCACGGCCGCCGGACTGGCGGACGAACTTGCCTTCGGCCTTGGTGGCCTTGCGGATGGTTTCTTTATAGGCAACCTGGGGCTTACCTACGTTGGCGCCTACCTTAAACTCTCTTAGCAGACGGTCAATGATGATTTCCAGGTGCAGCTCACCCATACCGGAGATAATGGTCTGGCCGGTCTCTTCGTCGGTTCTGGCCCGGAAGGTGGGATCTTCCTCCGAAAGCTTTGCCAGAGAGATGGACATCTTCTCCTGGTCGGCTTTGGTTTTGGGCTCAATGGCCACGTCAATTACCGGCTCAGGGAAGCTGATGGTCTCCAAAAGTACCTGAGACTGCTCATCACAGAGGGTGTCACCGGTGGTGGTGTTTTTCAGGCCCACAATGGCCACAATGTCACCGGCGGTAACATCCTTAATTTCTTCCCGGTGGTTAGCGTGCATGCGCAGTACCCGGCCGATTCTTTCCCGCTTTCCTTTGGAGGAGTTGTAGACATAGGAACCACTCTCCATCACACCGGAATAAACACGGGCGTAGGTCAGTTTACCCACATAGGGGTCGGACATAATCTTAAAGGCCAGGGCGGCAAACGGCTCCGCATCATCAGCCTTTCTGACCACCTCTTCCTCGGTACCCGGCACAACACCGCTTACCGGCGGAACATCATGAGGCGAGGGCATATACTGAATAACTGCGTCCAACATGGGCTGAACACCTTTATTCTTGTAGGAAGAACCGCAGAGAACCGGGACTATTTCCACAGCAATGGTTCCCTTGCGCAGGGCGGCCTTGATCTGGTCCTCACTGATTTCTTCACCTTCAAGATACATCATCATCAGTTCTTCATCGAATTCTGCAGCGGCTTCCAGCAACTTTTCCCGGTATTCCTGGGCCAATTCCAACAGGTCGTCGGGAATCTCCGTTTCATCACTGCGGGTTCCCAGGTCATCGGTGTAGATAATGGATTTCATGCGAATCAAGTCAATGATTCCCTGGAAATTATCTTCCGCACCGATGGGGAGCTGGATGGGGACCGCGTTTACGTTCAGACGATTCTTCATGGATTCCAGTACATAAAAGAAATCTGCGCCTGTAATGTCCATTTTGTTAACATAGGCCATACGCGGAACACGGTACTTGTCGGCCTGGCGCCAAACCGTTTCTGACTGCGGCTCAACGCCGCCCTTGGCACAAAATACGCCAACGGCACCGTCCAAAATTCTTAAGCTGCGTTCAACCTCTACAGTAAAATCAACGTGTCCGGGTGTGTCAATGATGTTAATGGTATGATCCTGCCACATGGCGGTGGTAGCGGCGGACGTAATGGTGATACCCCGTTCCTGCTCCTGGGCCATCCAGTCCATGGTGGCCGCACCGTCATGCACCTCACCCAGCTTGTGAACGCGCCCTGTGTAAAACAGAATCCGCTCTGTAGTTGTAGTCTTGCCGGCGTCAATATGCGCCATGATGCCAATGTTTCTTGTTTTTTCCAAGGGGGTAGTTCTTGGCATTTAAGGTCCCCTCCTTTCCTTCATAGCATGTAATTATAAAAGTTATTTTAGTCAAAAGAAATGTGTACGTACTGCTTACCAGCGGTAATGGGCAAAAGCTTTGTTGGCTTCGGCCATACGATGGGTATCTTCTTTCTTCTTGAAGGCACCACCGGTATTGTTTACCGCATCCATCAGCTCAGCAGCCAATCGTTCCGCCATGGTCTTCTCTCCACGCTCCCGGGCGTATCTTGTTAGCCAACGAAGAGCAAGGATATTACGACGATGGGCAGAAACTTCCACAGGCACCTGATAGTTGGCACCACCAACACGGCGTGCTTTAACTTCCAGGACAGGGGAAACGTTCTTTACTGCGTTATCAAAAACTTCCTTGGGATCCTGGCCTGTTTTCTCCCGGATAATCTCCATGGCATCATAAAAGATGGACTGGGCCACCCCTTTTTTGCCATCCAGCATCAAAGAGTTAACAAACTTGGTGATCATTTTGGAATTATAAATCGGATCAGGTAACACATCCCTCTTGGGGACCGGACCTTTACGGGGCATACTCTACTCCTCCTTCCTTTTTGCGAGGCAATAACCTGCGCAAATGCTGCGTTCTCGGTCGTCTTGGCTCGTGCGACGAACCAATTGTTCGCCTTACTCGCCGCGCTCCCTGCGGCCTTGCCTTGCTTGGTTCTTGCCTCGCAAAGCAGCCACAGTTTAAAGCCGAGATTATTGGTGAAATGTTAAAAATTTACTTCTTTTTGCGCTTAGCGCCGTATTTGGAACGCGCTTGATTGCGGTTTTCTACGCCTGCGGTGTCCAATGCGCCGCGCACTAAGTGATAACGTACGCCGGGAAGGTCTTTTACACGACCGCCACGGACAAGCACCACAGAGTGCTCCTGGAGATTATGACCGATACCGGGAATATAGGTTGTCACCTCAATCCCGTTTGTCAGACGAACACGGGCGATTTTACGCAGTGCTGAGTTCGGCTTTTTGGGTGTGGTTGTTGAAACACGAGTACATACGCCGCGCTTTTGTGGAGAACTGTCCAAAGCGGGGGACGTTGACTTCTTTTTGATTTCTACTCTTCCCTGGCGGACCAATTGGTTCAGGGTCGGCATCCCACTCCACCTCCTTCCTGAAATGTGCAAGTGTAAATCCTCCGCCCGCCGTTGGGCGGGCGAAGGCAAAGGTTAATCTTCCAGCAAAATGGCAGCGGTAGCTGCGCTTACCTTAATGTTGCAGGCCTTGCCCAGTTCATCCATGGTTTCCACCACGGTGACCGGAATGTCTTTTTGCCCGCACGCTTGTGCAATGGGCCGGGTCACCCGCTCATCCGCATCCCTGGCGATAAAAACATGCCGGGCTTTGCCGCATTCCACGGCTTTTTGCGTCTGCTTGGTCCCCGTCACCGTTTGGCGTGCCTGCTTCAGGTTTTCCAGATCCATAAGCATCCTCCCAGAATTATGGGTAAAAGGCACACTTAGATATTTTACCACCATCGGTTTTGCTTGTCAATTATTATTCTTCGTCCTGGACCACCGGTTGTTCTTCCTGGGTGAAGTCTGCATCGTCGGCCAGGATATCATCAAAGATGGAGTCATCCATATCGCAACCGGGAACTTCCACCAGCGGCTTGATCTGAATGTTGCGGTAGCGGTTCATGCCGGTTCCCGCAGGAACCAGTTTGCCGATAATAACGTTTTCTTTGAGTCCCAAAAGCGGATCGTTCTTGCCTTTGATGGCTGCCTCGGTGAGAACGCGGGTGGTTTCCTGGAATGAGGCGGCGGAGAGGAAGGAATCGGTGGCCAGAGAGGCCTTGGTGATACCCAACAACAGTGGACGGGCCTCAGCTGGCTCGCCACCGTTGGCCACAACCCCTTCGTTTACTTCATCAAAGATGAAGCTGTCAACCAGGCCGCCGGGCAAGAGGTCGGTGTCTCCCGCTTCTTCCACCTTGATTTTCTTCAGCATCTGGCGGATCATTACTTCAATGTGTTTATCGTTAATGTCAACACCCTGCAGCCGGTATACCCGCTGCACCTCCTGCAGAAGGTAGACCTGCACTCCGCGGGGCCCTTTGACTTTTAGGAGGTCGTGGGGGTTTACCGAACCTTCGGTGAGCTCCTGACCCGCCTCCACATGGTCGCCGTTTTTAACCTTCAGGCGTGAACCGTAGGGAATGGGGTAAGTTTTGGTCTCACCGTGCTCCGGTGTGACCTGAACTTCCCGGCGCTGGCGCGCCTCGGTAATTTCCACTGAACCGTCCACTTCGGTGATAACGGCCAACCCTTTGGGCTTTCTGGCTTCGAAAAGTTCCTCAATCCGGGGAAGACCCTGGGTAATGTCGTCACCGGCCACACCACCGGTATGGAACGTCCGCATGGTGAGCTGTGTTCCCGGCTCCCCAATGGACTGGGCGGCGATAATGCCCACCGCCTCACCCACATCCACAATACGTCCGGTGGCCAGGTTACGGCCGTAGCATCTGACGCAGACTCCGTGGCGGGTTTTACAGGTAAGCACTGAACGAATGTGAATCTCCTCAATGCCTTTGGCCAGAATTTCATCGGCTTTATCTTCATCGATGAATTCGTTTTTGGCCACCAGGAGCGTTCCTTCTTCCGGATCAAAGAGATCGGCCATGGCGTAGCGACCGTTGATGCGGTCGTGTAAATCTTCAATTACCTCGCTGCCGTCCCGGATTTCGGAAACGGTAATACCCTGTTGGGTACCGCAGTCGATTTCGCGAACGATGACATCCTGGGCCACATCCACCAGTCGGCGGGTGAGGTAACCGGAGTCGGCGGTCTTAAGCGCCGTATCCGCCAAACCTTTCCGGGCACCGTGGGTGGAAATAAAGTATTCCAAAACGGTGAGACCTTCACGGAAATTGGCCTTAATGGGTAAGTCGATGATGCGGCCGGTGGGGTCGGCCATCAGACCGCGCATCCCGGCAAGCTGGGTAATCTGTGAGATGTTACCACGGGCACCGGAGTGGGCCATCATAAAGATGGGGTTAAAGGGATCAAGGGTACCCATCAGCTCTTTGGTTACATCATCCTTGGCTTTGGTCCAGATTTCGATGACGTGGTCGTAGCGTTCTTCATCGGTAATCAGACCGCGGCGGAACTGCTTTTCAATCTTTTCAACTTTTCCTTCGGCTCCCTGCAGAATCTGCGGCTTGGCTTCCGGGACGGTAATATCATCCACCGCCACGGTAATGCCGGCGCGGGTTGCGTAGGTAAAGCCGGTCTTTTTAATGTCATCAAGAATTTCTGAAGTGCGGGTATTGCCGTACTGGCGGTAACAGCGTCCGATGATGCTGCCTAAGAACCCCTTTTTCACCGCTTCGCTGGTAGGATGCTTGGCGATGATTTCGGCAATGTTTAGTCCCCGCTCCAGAATAAAGTCTTCATCATCCACCGGATTGTTGAAATCCGGATTGTTAATGTAGATAAAGTCTTCCGGGAATATATTGTTAAAGATCAGTTTACCCACTGTGGTGATAAACAGTTTGGTGCCCGGTGTGCGGCGCATCTCTTCCCGGCCGATGAACAGCTTGGGATAGTTATTGATATTCACGGCCACACGGGCATGCAGAGCCACCAAACCGGACTGGTAGGCCAAAATGGCTTCCAGCGGAGAGGCGAACACCTTACCTTCTCCTTGTGCCCCTTCCCGCTCCACAGTAAGGTAATACATTCCCAGAACCATGTCCTGTGTCGGTGTGGTTACCGGCCGGCCGTCCTTGGGGTTAAGAATGTTTTGTGCCGAAAGCATTAAAAGGCGTGCTTCGGCCTGTGCTTCCGCGGAGAGCGGTACGTGCACCGCCATCTGGTCACCGTCAAAGTCGGCGTTATAGGCGGTACAGACCAGCGGGTGGATTTTGATGGCCCGGCCCTCAACCAGCACCGGTTCAAAAGCCTGAATACCCAGGCGGTGCAGGGTTGGCGCCCGGTTTAGGAGCACCGGATGGTCGCGAATCACATCTTCCAGTACATCCCACACTTCCGGACGGACTTTTTCCACCATGCGCTTGGCACTTTTAATATTATGGGCAAAGCCGTCGTTTACCAACCGCTTCATGACAAAGGGCTTAAACAGCTCCAGAGCCATTTCCTTGGGCAGGCCGCACTGGTAAAGTTTCATTTCCGGACCCACCACGATTACGGAACGGCCGGAGTAGTCCACCCGTTTACCCAAGAGGTTCTGACGGAACCGTCCCTGCTTACCTTTGAGCATATCGGAAAGGGACTTTAACGGTCTGTTGCCGGGCCCGGTTACCGGACGGCCGCGGCGGCCGTTGTCAATCAGGGCATCCACCGCTTCCTGCAGCATCCGCTTCTCGTTGCGGACGATAATATCCGGTGCGCCCAGGTCTAAGAGACGCTTGAGCCGGTTATTGCGGTTAATTACACGACGATACAGATCGTTTAAGTCGGAGGTGGCAAAGCGGCCGCCGTCCAGCTGCACCATGGGGCGCAGATCCGGGGGGATGACGGGAATCACATCCAGAATCATCCACATGGGATTGTTGCCGGAGAGCCGGAAGGCTTCAGACACTTCCAGGCGGCGCACAGCTCTGATTTTCTTCTGGCCGGTGGCGGAACGCAGTTCACTGCGCAGGTCTTTGACCATCTGCTCCAGGTCGATTTCATCCAGGAGCTTTTTCACCGCTTCAGCACCCATTTCCGCTTTAAAACCGCGGCCGGCCCTAAAGAGATGATCATACTTTTCGCGATACTCGCGGAATTCCATTTCCGTTAAAAGCTGCTTTTTGACTAGCCCGGTATCACCGGGATCGATTACCACATAAGCGGCAAAATACAGGACTTTTTCCAGGGCTCTGGGCGACATGTCCAGCAAAAGCCCCATCCGGCTGGGAATTCCTTTGAAATACCAAATGTGGGAAACGGCGGCGGCCAGTTCAATATGGCCCATGCGCTCCCGACGGACCTTGGCCCGTGTAACTTCCACACCACAGCGATCGCAAACGATTCCTTTGTAGCGGACACGCTTGTATTTCCCACAGTGACATTCCCAGTCCTTTTGCGGACCAAAAATCTTTTCGCAGAAAAGTCCTTCGCGCTCCGGTTTCAGTGTGCGGTAGTTGATGGTTTCCGGCTTTTTAACTTCACCCCGGGACCAGGCCCGGATTTGTTCAGGCGATGCCAGGCCGATTTTTAAAGCATCAAAATTGTTAACATCCAGCAAGGGCACTTCCTCCCTTTCGTCTACTCTTAACCCACGGTTAACAGACAGTTGCAACTCAACCTATTCTTCATCATCGTCAAACTCTTCATCAAGGCCGCGGCGCGGCTTTTTCCTGCCGTATGAAAGGTCGTCATCTTCATCATCGTCAAGGTCCAGATCTTCCAGATCATCGCCCAGATCATCGTCTTCCAGTTCTAACTCCAAATCCACATCCAGGTCCAAATCTTCATCCTCGGTACCGGCCAGAGAAATCTTGGCCAACTCTTCCTCGGTGAGCTCCACCTCAGCGTCATCGTCCTCTTCAGACTCCTCTTCATCCACCACTTCTTCTTTGAGAACATGGATTTCGCCGTCTTTGTCTTCATCTTCGGTGCCTTCGATGTTAACACCCAGATCGCGGACTTCACCGTCTTCGTCGGCTTCTTTGATTTCCAGCTCGCCCACTTCTTCATCCACAACCTTCACATCCATACCCAGACTCTGCAGCTCCTTCACCAGCACCTTAAATGATTCGGGCACGCCGGGTTCGGGAATGTTTTCGCCTTTGACAATGGCTTCATAGGTTTTTACCCGGCCCACCACGTCATCGGACTTAACGGTAAGAATCTCCTGCAGGGTATAGGCGGCGCCGTAGGCTTCCAGCGCCCAGACCTCCATCTCCCCGAAACGCTGGCCGCCAAACTGAGCTTTACCGCCCAGCGGCTGCTGGGTAACCAGGGAGTACGGCCCGGTGGAACGGGCGTGGATTTTATCGTCTACCAAATGGGCCAGTTTCAGCATATATACATAGCCCACGGTTACAGTGTTGTCAAAGGCCTCGCCGGTACGGCCGTCAAACAGGGTAGTCTTGCCGTTCTCCGGCAGTCCCGCCTCTTTAAAGGCATCAAATACGTCTTCCTCCCTGGCGCCGTCAAAGACGGGGGAGGCAATGTGAATGCCCATGGTCTTGGCAGCCCAGCCCAGGTGTGTTTCCAGGATCTGTCCGATATTCATCCGGGAGGGAACGCCCAGGGGGTTTAGCACAATCTGGACCGGAGTACCGTCGGGTAAAAACGGCATATCCTCTTCCGGCATAATGCGGGCGATAACCCCTTTGTTGCCGTGGCGGCCCGCCATTTTATCCCCTTCGGAGATTTTACGCTTCTGGGCCACGTAAGCGCGCACCAGTTGGTTCACACCGGGGGGCAGTTCATCACCGTTTTCACGGGAAAATACTTTTACGTCCACCACCATACCGCTTTCACCGTGGGGCACTCGCAGGGAGGTATCCCGGACTTCCCGGGCTTTCTCCCCGAAAATGGCCCGCAGCAAACGTTCTTCTGCGGTCAGCTCGGTCTCGCCTTTAGGTGTTACCTTACCCACCAGGATATCGCCGGCCCGGACTTCTGCGCCCACACGGATAATGCCGCGCTCATCCAGGTCCTTTAAGGCTTCTTCACCCACATTGGGGATATCCCGGGTGATTTCCTCCGGGCCCAACTTGGTATCACGGGCCTCGGACTCGTATTCTTCAATATGAATGGAGGTAAAGACATCTTCTTTTACCATCTTTTCGCTAAGTAAGATGGCGTCCTCGTAGTTGTAGCCTTCCCAGGGCATAAAGGCCACCAGGATATTACGTCCCAGCGCCAGCTCACCGTGATCGGTGGAAGGACCGTCGGCAATCACAGCGCCGGCGGCTACTTTTTGGCCGTGGGTGACGGTGGGTCGCTGGTTCATACAGGTTCCCTGGTTGGAACGCTTGAATTTCTGCAAGGTATAGATATCGCAGCCGCGCGGAAAACCTTCTCTGGGTTCACCGGGGAAAGTTTCGCCGGTGCGGCCGTTAATATGCCGGTTGGGCGCTTCCGGATCATCATCGCGCCTGATCATAATGGAATCGGCGGAGACAAAAACAATCTCACCACCGTTTTTGGCCAACACCACCACACCGGAGTCACGGGCAGTTTTATACTCCATGCCCGTCCCCACCAGCGGCGCTTCCGCCTTCAAAAGGGGCACAGCCTGACGCTGCATGTTGGCTCCCATAAGGGCCCGGTTGGCGTCATCGTTTTCCAGGAAAGGAATAAGGGCTGTGGCCACAGAAACCAGCTGTTTTGGTGAAACGTCCATAAAATCAATGTTGGAGGGCGGACGCAGTACAGTTTCGTGGCGATAACGGCAGGTAATGCGCTCTGCCAGGAAGTGGCCGTTTTCATCCAGAAGGGCGTTGGCCTGCGCCACGGTATAGTTGTCCTCATCGTCGGCGGTAAGGTAAACAATTTCCTCGGTTACCCGGCCTTTTTCCTTATCTACTTTACGGTAAGGTGTTTCAATAAAGCCGTATTCATTGATCCGTCCAAAGGAGGACAACGAACCGATGAGGCCGATGTTTGGTCCTTCAGGGGTTTCAATGGGACACATGCGGCCGTAGTGGGAATGGTGAACATCCCGCACTTCAAAACCGGCACGCTCCCGGCTCAAACCACCGGGGCCCAAAGCGGACAAACGGCGTTTATGGGTCAGCTCCGCCAGCGGGTTGGTCTGGTCCATAAACTGGGACAGCTGACTGGAACCGAAAAACTCTTTAATGGAAGCAATAACCGGGCGGATATTAATCAGCGCCTGGGGAGTAATGGCTTCCACATCCTGAATGGTCATCCGTTCCCGAACCACCCTCTCCATGCGGGAAAGGCCGATTCTAAACTGGTTTTGCAAAAGTTCACCCACGCTGCGCAGGCGGCGGTTACCCAGATGGTCGATATCATCGGTATGTCCCACACCGTCCATCAAATTAAGAATGTAACCGATGGCCGCCACGATGTCTTCCCTGGTCAGGTGCTTCACACCGGGAGTGATTCGTTCGTTGTTTAAAACCACAATTTCTTTATCGTCGGCGGTAATACGGATGCGGCTTACGCCTTTTTCCTCAAAGGACCGGGCCATATCCACCGTTACCGTCTCGCCGGCCCGGGCCAGCACATTACCTTCGGGATCCAGCACGTTATCGGCCAGATTGCGGTGCAGTACCCGTGGTACAAAGGATAACTTTTTATTTACTTTATAACGGCCCACATGGGCAAAATCATAGCGTTTGGGCTCAAAAAACAACGACTCAAACAAAGAACGGGCGTTTTCCACGTTAAGAGGCTCGCCGGGGCGCAGTCGCTTATAAATCTCCAAAATACCGGCTTCAAAGGTATCGGTATGATCTTTCTCCAGCGTGGCCAAAATTCTGGGGTCATGGTCATAAAGACCCAGAATATCATTGTTGGTTCCGTAACCAATAGCACGCAGAAGCACCGTAACCGGCACTTTCCGGGTACGGTCCACTCGGACATAAATTACATCATTGACATCGGTCTCAAACTCCAGCCAGGCCCCTCTGTTGGGAATAATGGTTCCCGCAAACAGCGTTTTACCCACAAAATCAATCTGGCTGTTAAAATACACTCCGGGAGAGCGGACCAACTGGCTGACGATGACCCGTTCGGCACCATTGATGATGAACGTGCCGTTTTCCGTCATTAGTGGGAAGTCTCCCATGAAAACTTCCTGCTCTTTTACTTCGCCGGTCTCCTTGTTAATCAGGCGGACACGGACACGTAGCGGGACCGAAAACGTGGCGTCGCGCTCTTTGCACTCGTCCACGGAATACTTCGGTTCACCCAGGGAATATCCTATGAATTCCAAAACCAGGTTTCCAGTAAAGTCCTGAATCGGTGAGATTTCATTAAACATCTCCTGTAATCCCTCGCTGAGAAACCAGCGATAGGAAAACTGTTGGATCTCAATCAGATTGGGCAGATCCAGAACTTCGTCAATCCGTGCGTAGGTGCGGCGCTTCCTCGTTCCCGCGTCGACGACTTTGAACATGTCAGGCACTCACTCCTGTCCCTAGGTTTTACCCTAAAAAATAACAATACCTTCTTAAACATATTTAGGGAATAAATCCGCAACATTATAGTCTTTCCAGTTATGCAATTTCATATACGAAAATATACATAAATAGGGCTTACTGAATAAGTCATTCCATGACTTATTCAGTTGCGGACGAAGTCCGCACTGAATTAAGAAAAGCTGGCTTTTCTTAATTCAGACGCCGTATTTACGACGTCTGAATTTGAGAGTGTAACTCTCAAATTCGGGTGCACGTGTACACGTGCACCTGAATACCTCAAAAAATCTACTGATGGCAATGCTAGATAGCGATTTTTTGAGTGATTCAGTAAGTCCTAAATAAGGCAAAGAAGGCATTGTTAAGCAGTTTATAATAATATCACAATACCCCTCGCATGTCAAGGAATGGCAGCGATAAACACAGATTTCCCCTGTCAGTCGAAAAAAGAAGAAAAGCTTGCGCTTTGGACTTTCTTTAAAGCAAGCTTTACTGATGAGATAATATTAAACGGCAGTGACAAAAAGGCACCCGCAAAGGGGTGCCTTTTTCACTACACCGCTGGAGATAAAACTATTTTACTTCCACGCTGGCGCCAGCTTCTTCCAGCTTGGCTTTCAGAGCGTCGGCATCTTCTTTGCTTACTTTTTCCTTTACAGCCTTGGGAGCGTTGTCAACCAGCTCTTTGGCTTCTTTGAGGCCAAGACCGGTAGCTTCACGTACAGCCTTAATTACCTGAACCTTCTTGTCTCCGGCACCGGACAGAACTACATCGAATTCGGTCTGCTCAGCGGCAGCGGGAGCATCTCCACCGGCAGCGGGAGCAGCAGCCATGGCCACAGGTGCAGCGGCGGATACGCCAAACTCTTCTTCAAAAGCCTTTACCAGCTCAGACAATTCCAAAACAGTCATCTCTTTTACGATTTCCAAAACTTCATTAACTTTAGACATTCTTAAAATCCTCCTTATAATTCAAGCATAGTTTTTTTATAATTTATTAACCTTCGTTGGCAGCGCGCTGTTCTCTTACAGCGTCTAAAGTGCCCACGAACTTACGCAGCATAGCTTGCGCTGCTCCGGCAAATCCGGTCATCGGTGCGGCGAATGCGCCGGCCACCTGACCCAGTAGTACTTCACGGGACGGCAGGTCTGCCAGTGCCTTAATGCGGGCCGGATCAATCAGGTTGCCTTCCAGAAGACCGCCTTTAATCTCCAGCTTGTCATTCTCCTTGGCAAACTTGGACAAAACTTTGGCCGGTGCCACCGCATCCTCAAAACCATAGGCAATGGCTGTGGGGCCTTCCAGATATGTGTCCAGCGCCTCATAACCCAGTTCATGGGCCGCAATGCTGGCCAATGTGTTTTTTACAACCACATACTTCACATTTTCAGCACGCAGAGCGCGGCGCAGTTGTGTAATCTCATCCACATTAAGTCCACGATAGTCGGTAACAATGGCACTCTGGGCGTTCTGCAGATCTTCCTTTACTTCACTGACAACTTGCTTCTTGGCCTGTTTGGTAATGCTCATCCTTCCACCTCCCTTTTGGCAGGAATTATATCCTGACTGTGGCTTGTTTACCCTACTGCTACACATCCCAGATAATTGGGGTATAAACCAAAAGATGGCCTCCGCGCAGACACACGGAGGCCATCAATAGCTTTTCAGACAAATGATGACTTTCCGACCTCGGCAGGCGACGAATCCTTAAGCTCCAAAAGAGCACCTGCTGTCTACAGCCTGAAACGTTATTTATTGATTTATACGTGCACGGGGCATTTTATCATATGCTGCCGCTTTTTGCAAGCTTTATTACTTGGCTTTGCCAAGTGCCGCCGCTTTCTGGGTATTAATCCGGATTCCCGGCCCCATGGTGGAGGCGACGGTGATGGAACGAAGATACTGACCCTTGGCAGCTGCCGGCTTAACTTTGATTAAGGTATCGATGATGGTGTTGAAGTTTTCCTGCAACTTCTCCATTTCAAAGGAAGCCTTGCCGATGGGG includes these proteins:
- the rpoB gene encoding DNA-directed RNA polymerase subunit beta, producing MFKVVDAGTRKRRTYARIDEVLDLPNLIEIQQFSYRWFLSEGLQEMFNEISPIQDFTGNLVLEFIGYSLGEPKYSVDECKERDATFSVPLRVRVRLINKETGEVKEQEVFMGDFPLMTENGTFIINGAERVIVSQLVRSPGVYFNSQIDFVGKTLFAGTIIPNRGAWLEFETDVNDVIYVRVDRTRKVPVTVLLRAIGYGTNNDILGLYDHDPRILATLEKDHTDTFEAGILEIYKRLRPGEPLNVENARSLFESLFFEPKRYDFAHVGRYKVNKKLSFVPRVLHRNLADNVLDPEGNVLARAGETVTVDMARSFEEKGVSRIRITADDKEIVVLNNERITPGVKHLTREDIVAAIGYILNLMDGVGHTDDIDHLGNRRLRSVGELLQNQFRIGLSRMERVVRERMTIQDVEAITPQALINIRPVIASIKEFFGSSQLSQFMDQTNPLAELTHKRRLSALGPGGLSRERAGFEVRDVHHSHYGRMCPIETPEGPNIGLIGSLSSFGRINEYGFIETPYRKVDKEKGRVTEEIVYLTADDEDNYTVAQANALLDENGHFLAERITCRYRHETVLRPPSNIDFMDVSPKQLVSVATALIPFLENDDANRALMGANMQRQAVPLLKAEAPLVGTGMEYKTARDSGVVVLAKNGGEIVFVSADSIMIRRDDDPEAPNRHINGRTGETFPGEPREGFPRGCDIYTLQKFKRSNQGTCMNQRPTVTHGQKVAAGAVIADGPSTDHGELALGRNILVAFMPWEGYNYEDAILLSEKMVKEDVFTSIHIEEYESEARDTKLGPEEITRDIPNVGEEALKDLDERGIIRVGAEVRAGDILVGKVTPKGETELTAEERLLRAIFGEKAREVRDTSLRVPHGESGMVVDVKVFSRENGDELPPGVNQLVRAYVAQKRKISEGDKMAGRHGNKGVIARIMPEEDMPFLPDGTPVQIVLNPLGVPSRMNIGQILETHLGWAAKTMGIHIASPVFDGAREEDVFDAFKEAGLPENGKTTLFDGRTGEAFDNTVTVGYVYMLKLAHLVDDKIHARSTGPYSLVTQQPLGGKAQFGGQRFGEMEVWALEAYGAAYTLQEILTVKSDDVVGRVKTYEAIVKGENIPEPGVPESFKVLVKELQSLGMDVKVVDEEVGELEIKEADEDGEVRDLGVNIEGTEDEDKDGEIHVLKEEVVDEEESEEDDDAEVELTEEELAKISLAGTEDEDLDLDVDLELELEDDDLGDDLEDLDLDDDEDDDLSYGRKKPRRGLDEEFDDDEE
- the rplL gene encoding 50S ribosomal protein L7/L12, with protein sequence MSKVNEVLEIVKEMTVLELSELVKAFEEEFGVSAAAPVAMAAAPAAGGDAPAAAEQTEFDVVLSGAGDKKVQVIKAVREATGLGLKEAKELVDNAPKAVKEKVSKEDADALKAKLEEAGASVEVK
- the rplJ gene encoding 50S ribosomal protein L10; its protein translation is MSITKQAKKQVVSEVKEDLQNAQSAIVTDYRGLNVDEITQLRRALRAENVKYVVVKNTLASIAAHELGYEALDTYLEGPTAIAYGFEDAVAPAKVLSKFAKENDKLEIKGGLLEGNLIDPARIKALADLPSREVLLGQVAGAFAAPMTGFAGAAQAMLRKFVGTLDAVREQRAANEG